The Brevibacillus brevis genome contains a region encoding:
- a CDS encoding transporter substrate-binding domain-containing protein: MKKQKSFISLALTSMLAAVVIAGCGTGNQTATGQAPAASAGDKKTLVMATSADYKPYEYHDLSSGKDEIVGFDIDIAKYIAKELGYELQINDMNFDGLIPALQTNRADFVMAGMTATPEREKNADFSTIYYDAKNTIVAKKDSNLTKPEQLAGKKVAVQLGSIQEGAAKELAKTVSGLQITSLNKLPEIVEEVKAGRVDAAIIEDTVAKGFVANNDSLQFTTMEENEKNGSAVAFPKGSPHVEKFNEVIKKMQDNGEMDKLIQKWFGQ, translated from the coding sequence ATGAAAAAACAAAAATCGTTCATTTCACTTGCACTTACTTCCATGCTTGCGGCAGTCGTAATCGCTGGATGCGGTACAGGCAATCAAACCGCAACAGGACAAGCACCTGCGGCTTCTGCTGGCGACAAGAAAACACTGGTCATGGCTACTTCTGCTGACTATAAGCCGTATGAATATCACGACCTGAGCAGCGGTAAGGATGAAATCGTCGGCTTTGATATTGATATCGCGAAATACATTGCAAAAGAGCTCGGCTACGAACTGCAAATTAATGACATGAACTTTGACGGGCTTATTCCGGCACTGCAAACGAATCGCGCGGACTTCGTTATGGCTGGCATGACAGCAACACCTGAGCGTGAGAAGAACGCTGACTTCTCCACCATCTATTACGATGCGAAAAATACGATCGTAGCAAAGAAAGACAGCAATCTGACCAAGCCTGAGCAATTGGCTGGCAAAAAAGTGGCGGTACAGCTCGGTTCTATTCAGGAAGGGGCAGCAAAGGAGCTTGCAAAGACTGTTTCCGGCTTGCAGATCACTTCGCTGAACAAGCTGCCTGAGATTGTCGAAGAAGTAAAAGCGGGCCGTGTAGATGCTGCCATTATTGAGGACACGGTAGCGAAAGGCTTCGTGGCAAACAATGACTCTCTGCAATTCACCACAATGGAAGAAAATGAAAAGAATGGCTCTGCTGTAGCGTTCCCTAAAGGATCTCCGCACGTAGAGAAGTTTAATGAAGTGATTAAAAAGATGCAAGACAATGGAGAAATGGACAAGCTGATCCAAAAATGGTTCGGTCAATAA
- a CDS encoding M20 family metallopeptidase — protein MEKNWTSYFRQQLPEIIEELRTYVEMETPTHNKQAVDQLGSLIAERFRQLGCRVESLPQEQYGNQLRMEYGDGDEQILILGHFDTVKEIGTLAVEPCREENGRLYGPGTYDMKAGIVFSYFALRAMMEHKLSPKNKLVFFWNTDEEIGSVSSEMLIREEAKRSKYALVLEPAAGDGSLKTSRKGGGDFILKVTGRAAHAGNDHAKGINAIAELAHHVLDIQSFTNYEAGTTLSVGTITGGSASNVVPDFAMTEIDVRIQSREESERITRLMSQLTPVHPEAKLIVEGGITKPPMERTAGTEQLFLHAQEQARLEGFELTEQGVGGTSDGNFAADAGTPTLDGLGPVGDGAHASHEHIVIDAIPGRIAVMLRMFLTLS, from the coding sequence ATGGAGAAAAATTGGACGTCCTATTTTCGGCAACAGCTCCCAGAAATTATCGAGGAACTGCGTACTTATGTAGAGATGGAAACACCCACCCATAACAAGCAAGCTGTCGATCAATTGGGCAGCCTGATTGCAGAACGCTTTCGCCAATTAGGGTGTCGGGTGGAGAGCCTGCCACAAGAGCAATACGGAAATCAGCTGCGAATGGAGTATGGAGATGGCGACGAACAAATCCTCATTCTCGGTCACTTCGATACCGTAAAAGAGATTGGAACACTAGCCGTTGAGCCTTGTCGCGAGGAAAATGGCCGACTCTACGGGCCTGGTACATACGACATGAAAGCTGGGATCGTTTTTAGCTATTTCGCCCTGCGCGCCATGATGGAACACAAGCTTTCACCCAAAAATAAGCTTGTCTTTTTTTGGAACACCGACGAAGAGATTGGCAGTGTTTCCTCCGAAATGCTCATTAGAGAGGAAGCAAAAAGAAGTAAATATGCATTGGTACTGGAGCCTGCCGCTGGAGATGGCTCTTTGAAAACAAGCCGCAAAGGCGGCGGAGACTTCATTTTAAAAGTAACAGGCCGTGCTGCACATGCAGGCAATGATCACGCCAAAGGAATCAATGCGATCGCTGAGCTGGCTCACCACGTCCTCGATATTCAATCGTTTACGAATTATGAGGCGGGCACAACCTTGTCTGTCGGTACCATTACAGGCGGAAGTGCATCGAACGTCGTACCTGACTTTGCCATGACAGAAATTGATGTGCGTATCCAAAGCCGCGAGGAAAGCGAACGTATCACCCGATTGATGAGTCAGCTGACCCCTGTTCATCCAGAAGCCAAGCTGATCGTAGAAGGTGGAATCACCAAGCCTCCTATGGAACGAACAGCTGGTACCGAGCAACTGTTCTTGCATGCACAGGAACAAGCGCGTCTGGAAGGTTTTGAATTGACGGAGCAAGGTGTCGGTGGAACAAGCGATGGAAACTTCGCCGCTGATGCAGGAACACCAACACTTGACGGTTTGGGACCTGTTGGTGATGGAGCCCACGCTTCCCACGAGCATATCGTCATTGACGCCATTCCTGGCAGGATTGCCGTGATGCTGCGGATGTTTTTAACCTTGTCATAA
- a CDS encoding Asp23/Gls24 family envelope stress response protein: MTVEMNTSLGKIDVTEDVIARIAGGAAMEVFGLVGMASRKALKDGIAELLGRDNLSKGVVVHNTNGEVVLDMHIIVSYGVKISEVAGNVQRRVRYTLEQTVGIDVTAVNIFVQGVRTDRDM; the protein is encoded by the coding sequence ATGACAGTGGAAATGAATACATCGCTAGGAAAGATCGATGTTACAGAAGACGTGATCGCACGGATTGCTGGAGGAGCGGCCATGGAAGTTTTTGGACTTGTGGGCATGGCTTCTCGCAAAGCATTGAAAGATGGAATCGCTGAGTTGTTAGGAAGAGATAACCTGAGCAAAGGTGTCGTCGTTCATAACACAAATGGCGAAGTAGTATTGGACATGCACATTATCGTCAGCTATGGCGTGAAAATTTCCGAGGTGGCAGGCAACGTTCAACGCCGTGTTCGCTATACCTTGGAGCAAACAGTAGGCATTGATGTGACTGCTGTTAATATTTTTGTGCAGGGAGTTCGTACAGACAGGGATATGTAA
- a CDS encoding RDD family protein — translation MESIATLPSNPVGFWRRLGAGLLDALIIGLPLLLITYIITGNTEDNLVTNIISSLYSLLVPVFWHGYTVGKRIVGIRIARIDGEPVGIGTMLLRNLVGGIVYVITLGLGVIISAIMVIVRQDKRSIHDLIAGTYVTSNHP, via the coding sequence ATGGAATCAATCGCCACATTGCCGAGCAATCCCGTAGGATTTTGGCGCCGGCTCGGTGCCGGTCTGCTAGATGCACTCATTATCGGACTACCGCTACTACTGATCACCTATATCATTACAGGCAATACAGAAGACAATCTTGTTACCAATATCATCTCCTCGCTGTACAGCCTCCTCGTGCCTGTATTTTGGCATGGCTATACGGTGGGCAAAAGAATTGTCGGTATTCGCATCGCCCGAATCGATGGAGAGCCTGTTGGTATCGGAACCATGCTGTTACGCAACTTGGTCGGAGGAATCGTGTATGTCATTACACTTGGTCTTGGTGTAATCATCAGCGCCATCATGGTCATTGTTCGTCAGGATAAACGCTCGATCCATGATCTGATCGCGGGTACGTATGTAACATCGAATCATCCTTAA
- a CDS encoding DAK2 domain-containing protein: protein MVHTRLDGVLFSRMVYLGANLLSDNVRVVDGLNVFPVPDGDTGTNMNLTFSSGVEELTRKESPRITESAAALAKGLLMGARGNSGVILSQLFRGFSKSVNGKDEVNARQFADALKAGVDSAYQAVMKPVEGTILTVAREAAEMAVRAARTSDDIISVMEKTYEQAQATLLRTPEMLPVLKEVGVVDSGGQGLLFIYEGFLRALRGEELSADRERSVPKIGQEELDKLISEQHHAQIHMKTEDIKYGYCTEFMVHVAHSTEPNKKPFSEAMFRNHLDTMGDSLLVVSDDEVVKVHIHAEHPGSVLQYAQQFGSLHRLKIENMREQHANILKAEESKGQAKPESAAQPAKELLPYGLIAVAAGGGIATILRSMGVHVVVEGGQTMNPSTEDFMKAIAGLNAQHIIILPNNSNIIMAAQQASELAEVPVSVVPTKSIPQGLAALVSFRADVQPETNVQAMTKAIAQVKTGMVTHAVRDTQMGEVEIKEGDFIGMAEKEIVTAGPDLLACATTLLLGMVDEDSEIITIFLGEDATEDQAHALEKALADAYPDVEVEIQAGGQPLYPFIFSVE, encoded by the coding sequence TTGGTACATACGCGTCTAGATGGCGTGCTGTTTAGCCGGATGGTTTACCTGGGGGCGAACCTTTTATCCGACAACGTCAGAGTAGTGGATGGATTAAACGTCTTTCCTGTGCCGGATGGCGATACGGGGACAAACATGAATTTGACTTTCTCTTCCGGTGTGGAGGAGTTGACTCGAAAAGAATCCCCCCGAATCACTGAATCGGCAGCTGCTTTGGCAAAAGGTCTGTTAATGGGCGCGCGCGGTAACTCCGGCGTGATTTTGTCCCAGTTATTCCGCGGCTTCAGCAAATCAGTCAATGGAAAAGACGAGGTTAACGCCCGTCAGTTTGCCGATGCCTTGAAAGCTGGAGTTGACTCTGCGTATCAGGCAGTGATGAAGCCGGTAGAAGGCACGATTTTGACTGTTGCCCGTGAAGCGGCGGAGATGGCTGTGCGTGCAGCGCGTACGTCAGATGATATTATCTCTGTCATGGAAAAAACATACGAGCAGGCGCAAGCTACGCTGTTGCGTACGCCGGAAATGCTGCCTGTTCTAAAAGAAGTGGGCGTAGTCGACTCAGGTGGACAAGGTCTCTTGTTTATTTATGAAGGGTTTTTGCGAGCATTGCGCGGGGAAGAGCTATCCGCAGATCGTGAGCGTTCGGTACCCAAAATCGGCCAAGAAGAGCTGGACAAGCTCATTTCCGAGCAGCATCATGCACAAATTCACATGAAAACAGAAGACATCAAGTACGGGTACTGCACGGAGTTTATGGTTCATGTCGCACATAGCACTGAGCCGAACAAAAAGCCGTTCTCAGAAGCGATGTTCCGAAACCATCTGGATACGATGGGAGACTCATTGCTTGTCGTCTCTGATGATGAAGTCGTCAAGGTACATATTCATGCAGAGCATCCGGGAAGCGTACTGCAATACGCTCAGCAATTCGGCAGCCTGCATCGACTGAAGATAGAAAACATGCGCGAGCAGCATGCGAACATTCTCAAAGCGGAAGAGAGCAAAGGACAGGCGAAGCCAGAATCAGCTGCTCAACCTGCCAAAGAGCTGCTTCCATACGGATTGATCGCGGTAGCTGCTGGTGGGGGAATCGCTACAATTCTGCGCAGCATGGGTGTGCATGTGGTAGTAGAGGGTGGCCAAACGATGAACCCGAGCACAGAGGACTTTATGAAGGCCATCGCAGGTCTGAATGCCCAACACATCATCATCCTGCCAAACAACAGCAATATCATCATGGCAGCACAGCAGGCATCTGAGCTCGCTGAAGTTCCTGTTTCTGTCGTACCGACGAAGAGCATTCCGCAGGGATTGGCAGCATTGGTCAGCTTCCGTGCAGATGTCCAGCCGGAAACGAACGTGCAAGCAATGACCAAGGCGATTGCCCAAGTGAAAACGGGTATGGTGACGCATGCGGTTCGAGACACGCAAATGGGTGAGGTAGAAATCAAAGAAGGCGATTTTATCGGCATGGCTGAGAAAGAAATCGTCACAGCAGGCCCCGACTTGCTAGCATGCGCAACAACGCTGCTCTTGGGAATGGTGGATGAAGACTCCGAAATCATTACGATATTCTTGGGAGAAGATGCGACAGAAGATCAGGCTCATGCTTTAGAAAAAGCTTTGGCCGATGCCTACCCGGATGTGGAAGTAGAGATTCAGGCAGGCGGTCAGCCGTTGTATCCATTCATTTTTTCCGTCGAGTAA
- a CDS encoding amino acid ABC transporter ATP-binding protein yields the protein MIKIDNITKSFGQLNVLKGITTNIGKGEVVAIIGPSGSGKSTLLRCINLMETPTTGAITINGQEITAPKADVMGIRQQIGMVFQHFHLFPHMTVLKNLTYAPMKVKGMSAAEAEQKARELLARVGLADKADVFPSRLSGGQKQRVAIARSLVMEPQIMLFDEPTSALDPEMVKEVLEVMKGLADSGMTMAIVTHEMRFAEEVSDRILFLDDGRLLEDTPPEEFFKKPRSERAQQFLEKVR from the coding sequence GTGATTAAGATCGATAACATAACGAAGTCATTTGGACAACTGAATGTGTTGAAGGGCATCACGACGAACATCGGTAAAGGGGAGGTTGTCGCCATCATCGGTCCATCTGGATCGGGGAAGTCAACGCTATTGCGTTGCATCAACCTGATGGAGACACCAACGACGGGTGCAATTACGATCAACGGACAGGAAATCACGGCTCCAAAGGCTGACGTGATGGGCATTCGTCAGCAAATCGGGATGGTTTTTCAGCATTTTCACTTGTTTCCGCATATGACGGTATTGAAAAACTTGACCTATGCTCCGATGAAAGTAAAAGGCATGTCTGCAGCCGAAGCAGAACAGAAGGCTCGCGAGCTATTGGCCCGTGTAGGCCTGGCAGACAAAGCGGATGTTTTTCCATCGCGCTTGTCAGGCGGTCAGAAGCAGCGTGTAGCTATTGCCCGCTCGCTTGTGATGGAGCCACAAATCATGCTGTTTGACGAGCCGACCTCTGCCCTCGACCCAGAAATGGTCAAGGAGGTTTTGGAGGTTATGAAGGGGCTGGCTGATAGCGGAATGACCATGGCAATCGTCACGCATGAAATGCGCTTTGCCGAAGAGGTGTCAGACCGTATTTTGTTCCTCGATGATGGTCGTCTCTTGGAAGATACGCCACCAGAAGAGTTTTTCAAAAAGCCACGAAGTGAACGTGCCCAGCAGTTCTTGGAGAAGGTTCGGTAA
- the thiT gene encoding energy-coupled thiamine transporter ThiT, whose amino-acid sequence MDRQRLVILLEMAMMAALAIVFSQIKVFDMPQGGSVSLVMVPIALIAVRRGLAAGVITGLVVGFLQLLLGSTVVHPVQLLLDYPLAFGVLGLAGLVRLSGYEGTKQRIMVLWSGLFIGVIGRFVCHFLSGIIWFGSYAPEGVPVWQYSLIYNITYLLPEMIIAGVVLTVVLSSASQLLFPARDRVA is encoded by the coding sequence TTGGATCGTCAACGGTTGGTCATTTTGTTGGAAATGGCGATGATGGCGGCTCTTGCAATTGTATTTAGTCAAATCAAGGTTTTCGATATGCCGCAGGGCGGCTCTGTGTCCCTGGTGATGGTTCCGATCGCGCTGATTGCAGTTCGCCGCGGACTCGCCGCAGGTGTTATTACAGGTCTTGTTGTCGGCTTTCTGCAATTGCTGCTGGGCAGTACGGTTGTCCATCCGGTACAGCTGCTACTCGATTATCCGCTTGCATTTGGGGTGCTGGGTTTGGCTGGTCTCGTTCGCCTGTCTGGCTACGAAGGAACGAAGCAGCGAATCATGGTACTGTGGAGCGGCTTGTTCATCGGCGTGATTGGTCGATTTGTCTGCCATTTTCTATCGGGTATTATTTGGTTTGGCAGCTACGCGCCAGAAGGTGTACCAGTCTGGCAATATTCCCTCATTTATAACATCACGTATCTGTTGCCAGAAATGATTATCGCGGGAGTCGTCTTGACCGTTGTGCTTAGCAGCGCATCACAGCTGTTGTTCCCCGCACGCGATCGAGTTGCGTAA
- a CDS encoding protease complex subunit PrcB family protein has translation MKSLWKNSVAVLTILSILPFSQTAVHAEQKHSEPISSSQVDVQTKKLSIEKEGTLSAAERAFVGKVKAKKGVHRQGDLYVVSRGEMPTSGYSLKVVGTQQGWEMVTVYVELTNPAPEDITMPAVHTPYIIVRASLPPYTTMVFMDAKTDKVLFR, from the coding sequence ATGAAATCGTTATGGAAAAACAGTGTAGCGGTTCTCACCATTCTCTCCATTCTGCCATTTTCACAAACTGCCGTGCACGCTGAACAAAAACATTCGGAGCCGATCTCGAGTTCTCAAGTAGACGTGCAAACGAAAAAATTATCTATCGAAAAAGAAGGTACATTGTCAGCGGCTGAACGAGCATTCGTAGGAAAAGTAAAAGCGAAGAAGGGTGTACATCGCCAAGGCGACCTGTATGTAGTCTCCCGTGGTGAAATGCCTACCTCTGGCTATAGTTTGAAGGTTGTTGGAACTCAGCAAGGATGGGAAATGGTCACGGTTTATGTAGAGCTGACAAATCCTGCACCAGAAGATATTACAATGCCAGCGGTGCACACACCTTATATCATTGTGCGTGCAAGCCTTCCGCCGTACACAACCATGGTGTTTATGGATGCAAAAACAGATAAAGTGTTGTTCCGATAA
- the rpmB gene encoding 50S ribosomal protein L28, with translation MARRCFVTGKSAKAGNARSHSMRATRRTWGVNVQKVRILVNGKPKRVYVSTRALKSGLVTRV, from the coding sequence ATGGCACGTCGTTGCTTTGTAACAGGTAAATCTGCTAAAGCTGGAAACGCTCGCTCCCACTCCATGCGCGCAACTCGCCGCACCTGGGGTGTCAACGTACAAAAAGTGCGCATTCTCGTAAATGGAAAACCGAAGCGCGTTTATGTAAGTACTCGAGCACTGAAATCCGGTCTCGTAACTCGCGTATAG
- the spoVM gene encoding stage V sporulation protein SpoVM, producing MRFYTIKLPKFLGGMIRGIIEAFNKKK from the coding sequence ATGCGGTTTTACACCATCAAGTTGCCGAAGTTCCTGGGTGGCATGATTCGGGGCATTATCGAGGCGTTCAACAAGAAAAAGTGA
- a CDS encoding amino acid ABC transporter permease, producing MNLDFAQIVPYIPFILEGIKGTLLVTLISVVLGFVWGSILALIKISNVKLLNWLAVAYTSVFRGTPLILQLTFVYFATPQLTGYNISQLEAAVLTFTLNSGAYISETIRGGILAVDKGQWEAAKALGVPYHRMMLDIILPQAVKNILPALVNETIALLKESALVSTIGLADIMQNANVVKGTIFRYFEPYMIAGILYYVMVMILTWVARVLERRMRLSD from the coding sequence ATGAATTTGGATTTTGCACAAATCGTGCCCTATATTCCTTTCATTTTGGAAGGGATTAAGGGCACGCTTCTCGTTACGTTGATTTCTGTTGTTTTGGGCTTTGTCTGGGGCTCCATCCTCGCACTCATTAAAATTTCGAATGTAAAATTGCTGAACTGGCTCGCGGTTGCCTATACCTCTGTTTTCCGCGGGACACCTTTGATTTTGCAGCTGACCTTTGTATATTTTGCAACGCCACAGCTTACTGGCTACAACATTTCGCAACTGGAAGCAGCTGTACTGACGTTTACACTAAACTCAGGAGCATACATTTCCGAGACGATTCGCGGTGGAATTTTGGCGGTCGATAAAGGGCAGTGGGAAGCGGCCAAAGCGCTTGGTGTACCTTATCATCGGATGATGCTTGACATTATTTTGCCGCAGGCTGTCAAAAATATCTTGCCTGCTCTTGTCAATGAAACAATTGCACTCTTGAAGGAATCCGCACTCGTTTCCACGATTGGTCTTGCAGACATCATGCAGAACGCGAATGTGGTCAAAGGCACCATCTTCCGCTATTTTGAGCCATACATGATCGCCGGTATCCTATACTATGTCATGGTTATGATCCTGACTTGGGTAGCTCGCGTATTGGAACGGAGGATGAGACTCAGTGATTAA